One window of the Thunnus albacares chromosome 3, fThuAlb1.1, whole genome shotgun sequence genome contains the following:
- the tmem178 gene encoding transmembrane protein 178A isoform X2, translating into MHLDRAFHFSLTSGIADRCTAVKYHFSQPIRLRNIPLNLTRTIQQDEWHLLHLRRITAGFLGMAAAVLLCGSIVASVGFFWEESLTQHVSGLLFLMAGIFCTISLCTYAASVTYDLSRNPPFIYGLPADVDHGYGWSICCAWASLGLTVASGCLGTTFPFLSRAGALRSKTARESSV; encoded by the exons atgcacctggATAGAGCCTTTCATTTCAGCCTCACTTCAG GTATCGCAGACCGCTGCACGGCTGTGAAGTATCACTTCTCTCAGCCAATCAGGCTGCGGAACATCCCTCTGAACCTGACCAGGACTATCCAACAGGACGAGTGGCATCTGCTGC acCTGCGGCGCATCACAGCGGGCTTCCTCGGCATGGCGGCGGCCGTGCTGCTGTGTGGGAGCATCGTGGCGTCAGTCGGGTTCTTCTGGGAGGAAAGTCTGACGCAGCACGTCTCCGGACTGCTGTTCCTCATGGCAG GGATCTTCTGCACCATCTCTCTGTGCACCTATGCAGCCAGCGTGACCTATGACCTCTCCAGGAACCCCCCCTTCATCTACGGCCTGCCGGCCGACGTGGATCACGGTTACGGCTGGTCCATCTGCTGCGCCTGGGCCAGTCTGGGTCTCACCGTGGCCTCCGGCTGCCTCGGCACCACCTTTCCCTTCCTGAGCCGGGCCGGCGCTCTGCGCTCCAAAACCGCCCGCGAGTCCTCCGTCTGA